GAGCCGGATTGGATCGCTTCTTACAGCTTGCGTTGAAAACGGCAGAACGCTGGAATCGTTGATTCGGGGAGCGTTGAGCTGCGCGGCGGCAGGCAAATAAACAAAAAGCGGCCCGAAGGCCGCTTTAATTAAAAGCGGATTAGCTTTTTGCTACCCACGAGGCACAGTAGCCAGCCGGGTTGATCGGTCCCTTGATCAGGTTGCAACCGCCACAGGCAGCGCCTGCAGCCGCGGCGATGTAAAGCGCGCAGTTGTCACAACGCTTCGCCGGATCAGCGGTCTGGTCTACATACTGAAGATTCGTGCGCTGCTGAATATCTTCGGGCGTAAGACCGGTTGTGTCGTTGCACGACGCTGCCGGCGCTTCTGCCTTCTTTTCTTCTTTTTTGCAAGCGGCAAGGATTGCACCGGCGCCGGCTACTGCTGCACCTGTTACAAGTCCTTTTACAAGAAAATCCTTACGGGAGATTTGATCCATCGAGAGGCCTCCATTTTCTATTACTGATATGAGTGCGGACTTCCGCATCAGCTAACAGAATTCGTATGTACTTGCATGTAAAATGGATTTTCCCTGTGGAACCCCATGGGGGTATAAAATTTTTGTCATTATTGGAATGAGTCTCAGTATCGGATTATCCCTTCTGCTCTTTCAGCTTAACCGTCGTAGCAGGCACAGCGCCAAGAGAACGTCGCATCATCGCACGCAGCCCTTCTCGCTGCGGGGCAAACGTACATAAGACAAAGGCATGATCCGTTATTCGAAACGGAAGAAAGGGAGATCCGGGCAGCAGACCGACAACGGTTCTTTTCCCTGCTCTGTAGGAGAGCGAATTCCAGGCAGCGATATCGCCCTCGGTTAGCTCAACGATCCAGTTCCCTCTGTAAGCCGCCTGATCGGCCCGTATCCAGAGCTGGCGGACATTGAAAAGCGGTAGCACCTGCGAGGGCGGAACTCCGACGGCAAGCGCCTCTTCCTTAACGGCCCGGCTGCGATAGAAGACGAAAAGCTTCGACGGAGAGCCGGCGCCCGGAAAGTCTCTGCGCAACGATCGCACGGCCTTGAATAGAATGGCTCGATCCGGGTGCTCGCCAAACTCCGCCTGCATCGCCGCTTCGAGCGCTACGGCCCTCTTTTCGAGCAACTCTTCGTATTCACGCAGCAGTGTCGTCTCGGCCTCGTCGGCCTTTTGCAGCAGACCCTCTCCTGTCCAGAGCGCATCGCCCGTTCCGTTTTTCAGCTTCTCAAAGATCTGTCGCTCGACGGCCGCATCGATCGCAGCCTCATCGATCTCTTTATTTGCAACCGCCAGCATCAGGCGTTCGTGAATCTGGCGAATATGATCGCTCTGCGCTGTGAGCAAGGTGATATCGACGCCTGCCTTTACCGCTTTCACGGCCGCCTCGCCCATAGGATAACGATCGGCCACCGCCTTCATCTCCATGGCGTCGGTGATGACGATGCCTTTGAATCCCAGCTTTTTACGAAGCAGGCCGTCGACGATGGCCGGACTGAGCGTCGACGGATTCTTGCCGTCAAGCTGCTCGAAAAGGATATGAGCGACCATAACGGCAGGCGCTCCGGCATCGATGGCTTTTTTGAAAGGCGGCAGCTCGACTTCGTGAAGCTGGGCTTCCGTACGACGGATCACGGGAAGAGCGTAGTGGCTGTCGGTGTTTGTATCGCCATGCCCGGGAAAGTGTTTTATCGTCGGCAGAGAGCGAGCATCCATGGCGCCGAGCATATAGGCCGTTCCGATATCTGAAACAAGCGCCGGGTCGCTACCGGGCGACCTTGTATTGATAACGGGGTTATCAGGATTGTTGTTCACATCGAGAACGGGAGCAAACAGAAAATTAAAACCGAGAGCGCGCAGCTCACGGGCCGTAACGAAGCCCGTAACATAGGCCAGCCGCGGATCTCCGCTCTGACCGAGAGCCATCATGCCCGGAAAGTCGGTTACGCCCTCGCTGACTCTAATGACGCGGCCGCCTTCCTGATCGATGCTGATCAAGAGCGGAATGCCCGTATGGGCAAGCGACATCTTCTGCAAATCGGCGTTCAGTTTTTTCACCTCGGCGGAGCGACCGATGTTCGCGGCAAAAAGGATAACACCACCGGGATGATAGCGCTTGATGACGTCTTCAATGGAAGAAGAGGCCGTTTTGCCGTACAAACCGACATGGATGATCTGCCCGACCTTCTTTTCGAGCGGTAAAGAGGCCGTGATCTGCGCCGCGCGTTTTCGAAGCGCCTGTTCGTAGGGACCGGCCTGATCTTTCAATCGTTCGACGTCGCCGGCTTCAATCCGCGGAGAGATGGAATACCGCGCGGCGGCGTCGTTCGCGCCTTCGCGTGACGCCCCACAGGCGAAGACGAAAAGAAGGAGGCTGATGATTCGCTTCATGTTCGTTACGACTTTGGAAGATAGCGATTCATGTCATTCAATTCTTTGCGAATCGAACGACTGATCAGATAGTCGAGATGACGTTCGAGGTATCTGTAGCTGTCGAGAAGGCGAAACATAACCTCGATCTTTTTATCGGGATCGCGAAGCTGCGTCAGAGGATACGTATTCGTAACGCCGCTGTCTTTATAGGTGCGCGTCTTTTCGGTGATGACGGGAGCGTTCCAGGGGGTCATGATATAATACACCAGGTTGCCGCGACCGGTAGGCAGGCTTTCCATGCTGATAAAATGAATGTCGGGCTCCCGCACCTCTTTGCCCTCACGCACACTGTCGACCAGAAAAATCGTGACGACCGTACGCAATCCGCGCACCGTCGCCGTGCGTACACGAAAGGAAAACTGCGCCGGCGCTCCGTTCTTCCAGACGATACGCACGCTCTCCTCGCTGAGCGTGGAGTCGCGCTGCTCGAACTGGTTCAGATGACTCGTGCGCATCGAAATCAGGGATTCGCCCGACTCCGAGATATAGCCGAGCAGCTTCAAATCGCCATAAAGTTTTGCGATATTCTCTTCGATACGGCCCATCTCGCGAGTATTCTCGGCCAGCTTCCATGCCTGTTCTTCTGTAGGCCTGTAGCGTTCGAGATCGGGGCCCTGCTCGGGGCTCTGAGCCAGCAGAGATGCACTGAGAAGCATCATCAGGGGGATTGCGCGTTTCATATCCATCTCCTCACAGTATCGGCAGCGATCAGTCTGTGACGATCTTGAAATAGTTACCTTCTTTGTATGACTCGTACTTTCCGAGGTCGAGCGCTTTTCCGGCCGGGCGATATGGACCTTTATAGTCCTTTTTCAGCTCCATGCCCGCAAAAAGCGAATAGATGCCGACCGCCAGCGACCGGGCGATCTCATCCTGTTTTGTCAGAACCATCTGGCGGTCCCGCTTCACGTTCAGATGAGCGATCTCGAGATAAGCAGAGATGGCATTGATATATGTGGGCAGACCGTAGGTGCTCACAAACGGAGGAACGATACCGCCCATGGCCGCCGGTTTGCGCATCTCAGGGCTGAGCTGACGCAGGCCGTACTGCAAGTAACGCAGCAATTCGTCGCTTGCATAGTGGTTGTCGCCGCCCCATTTCGTCTGGGTGCCTCTTACGGCGGCCTCGCGACGCCAGAATTCAGGCTCGGAGCGCTCCCTATCCCAGAATCGTCCCTCAGGTCGGAACTCCGAGTATTTCAGCGCATACGGACCGGGGCCCTTCTTTGCAGCCTCTTTTTCCCAGCCCGGCTCGTCGGCATAGCGCCAGGTGATCATATTATAGCGGAAGCCGCGATTCTTTTCGAGCCAGGGCTCCGTGTTCTTTTTATTGGTCCAGTAGCCGTGAAAGTAGACCCAGGTATCGGCCATGGCTACCTCGTAATCCGACCAGCCCGGCTGATTGCGTAACCAGCAGCAGGACCAGGGCAACTTGCGGTAGGCTGAGGGCTTCGCCTGACCGAGCGTGATCTTGCGCATCTGATCAAACGTGCGATACCCCGGCGCAAGGACGGCAGCCATGCCTCCCGATTGTTTCGGCCCGGCGGGATTCAAGTGAATGCTGACGACGAGCTGCGGCTTGAGACTATTGATATAGGATAGCCGCCCCTGCTCCATGCGCGATGAATTCTTCGGATCTGGAAAATCGTAATGCCGGTAGGGAACGTTTACGTTGGGGTCGTCTTCAGAGAGCCCGCGATCGTCCCAGTTATCTTCGCGCGTCAGATGCGAGCGCAGCACGACTCGCTTGAATTCTTTCTGCGAGGAAAATTCGCGCAATAGCTTTTCGAACTGTTTCCAGCCGTCTTCGGTTTCGGTCAGCTTGAGATAGGTGCGCGTCTTCTTTGAAATATCAAGAACGATCTTATATTCATAATGCTCGCCGTACTGCATACCCATGTTGTAGCCGTTCAGATACTGACGTGTGATCGGATCCCACATATCGTCGTTGCGTCGCACGGGAGCGCCGCCATGTCCCGGATCGACGACGACGTCATAAACGGGAGCTCCAAAAGCAGAGTCGCCACATGAGACGAAGAAAAGAAATAGAGAGAGTAGAATCGGCCTGCTGGCTTTATGACGGGTGACCTTTCTTTTTTCGTTCAGACTTTGCTGCATCCTGATCTCCTGAAAAATAGTATTGCTGCCGGCGGAGTTAGACTCGATACGCCTCGAAGGCTCGAATGACTTCATCGGGAACGCTGATCGGCGTGGCCTTTTCAAAATGGATCCACATAAAGTCCGCCTCAGCCGTATGCACGCATTCTCCCGTCCCGTCAAACATAGCGCAGACAAACGAAAACGTGCGCGTCTTGAGACGGCTGACGCCAAGCGTGATCGAAAGCTCGGCAGGATAGCGCACCTGCTTGCGATACTGCATGGCCAGGTTTACGATAACGGGCCCGTGCTCCGGACCGGGCTCGTTCGACCACACGCCCAAACGACGGAAGAATTCGACGCGAGCATTCTCAAAGTACCGCACGTAAACGACATTATTGAGATGACTGAAAGCATCCATATCGCCCCAGGCCACGTATTGCTTATGCTCGAACGGATACCTACGGAAACGGGTTGCCGGTGACCGGTTTTTTTCCATCGTGGCTCCAGTTTTTGTTTTCTCCCCTATGATGACACCTCTTTTTAGTAAGAGCCAGCTCCAGAAGCCCGGCTCTTTCAAGCTGATTCCCATGATGAAACCGTTCGTCAGCAATCATCCGCTTTTTCATCCAGACAGATCACTGCGCGCATTGCTTGAAAGGCTATGTCCATCGCTCCTGCCCTATCTGAGCGGGCGGTCGTTGAAATACCTGCGCAGTGGATTTGCCGTTTATTCGTTCCAACCCGATGAGCAAACCTATATAGATGTGAAAGAAGCCCTTCCTCGCATCTTTCACGATATCGCCGATCGCAATTTGATGATGGCCGAGCATTCAACCAAAATCGTACTGCCTGCGAAGTATTGCGAAGAGCGAGAAGTGCATCTGCTGATCCATAATCCTTCGGCCCGCCATGATCTGCAGATATCGGTCGACGATCTATTTTATGACTGGGATCAGAGCCGCTGGCAGGGGCCTTCCTATCAGGATTACGAAGGGGGCGTTCTGCGCCTCGTATCGCCGACCGAGCTGACAATGGCCGCGGCGCTCAAGCTCTGTGCCATGACCTCCATGCTCGACTTCACGCCCGACGACGAAACGCTCACGCGCATCCGCGAAGCGAAGCCCGATGAAACCCTTCATAGGTCGTTTCTGCGTACGCAGCTACAGAAGATCGTCACTGGAGCACGTCCCAGCCAGGGCTTTATTACTCTGGAGCGAGCCGGATTGCTTGACGCCTTTCTTCCTGAGCTGGCTGCCAGTCGGGGATTAACGCAGAACCGCTTTCATCGTTATGACATCTTTCATCATTGTATCTACAGCTGCGATTCCGTCGAACGAAACGATCTGCATCTGCGACTGGCCGGGCTTCTGCATGACATCGGCAAGGTGCCGACGCGCCGGCAGACCTCTTCGGGCGAGCCGACCTTTCACAGCCACGAAGTCGTCGGAGCAAAGATTACCGGCAACATCCTGCATCGCTTCGGCTTCAATAAAGAGCTGATTCAGCGCGTGAAATTCCTCGTGCGCAATCATATGTTCCATTACACGGCCGAGTGGACCGATCGCACGGTACGCCGATTCCTGGCCCGCGTTTCGCTTGAAGAGCTGACCGACCTCATTGACCTTCGCATGGCCGATCGCCAGGGAAGCGGCAAGGGCGGTATGCTTCCGCCACAGATTCGCAAACTCCTGCACCATGTCGAAAAGATACGCAGCGAAGAGGCCGAGCTGAAGATCCGCGATCTTCAGGTCAAAGGCGAGGATTTCATGGCGCTTGGCATTCCACCCGGGCCGCTCTATGGAGACATCCTGAAAGAGCTGCTTGAAAAGGTGAAAAAAGGCGAGCTTGAAAACACAAAAGAAGCGCTTTTGCCTGCCATGACCGAGGCCATAAGTCGCGCTACGAAATCAAGCACCGGTTGACAGGACAGACGGTCAGAAAATTTCCAATACAGGCTTATGCTTTTCAACTCCGTTCTGTATCTGCTCTTTTTCGGCCTGCTTTATCTGCTCTACTGGACGATTCCGGCCTCCAGGCGCGTCACCCTGCTGATCATGGGCTCGATGCTCTTCTACGCTGTCTGGGGATTGACGGGAGAAGGCTGGGTCGGTATCCGCTGGACGCTGCACTTTCTTGCCGCGATCGGCTTCAGCCATTTCATGAACAGGGCTATCTATGATGCCACCGAGCAGCAGACGAAGAAGCGTCTGCTTTCATTTACCGTCGTCGTTTTATTAATCAACCTTGCCGTGTTTAAGTATGCGGCGTTCTTTCTCGGCTTCCTGATCGACCTTGGCGTCCCGGCCGAAGCCCTGCCCGACGCAAAAGGCCTCTTTCTGCCTCTTGCCATCAGCTTTTATACGTTTCAGATCATCGCCTTCACCGTCGACGTTTACAGAGGCACGATCAAGGACCGTCCGACGGCGAGCAGCTATTTCCTGTTCATTCTCTTTTTTCCGCAGCTCATCGCCGGGCCGATCATGCGCTCGACGGACTTCCTCGATCAGAAGCCGTTTTTGAACTCTCGACGTATGTACGACGGTGGATGGCTCATTGTCGGAGGCCTGATAAAAAAGGTTCTGCTTGCCGATCCGATGGGCAACTATGTCGCACCTGTTTTCGGGAATCCGACTGCTTACACATCCTGGTCCATTCTTCTCGCCGGCATGAGCTTCTCTTTGCAGGTGTACTGCGACTTCTCGGGTTATACAGATATGGCTCGCGGCTCGGCGCTGCTTCTTGGCTACAGTATTCCCGAAAACTTCAAAGCGCCTTTCTTCTCGCTTTCGGCGCGCGAGCTGTGGCAGCGCTGGCATATTACTCTTACGACCTGGCTTCGCGACTACATCTATATTCCGCTCGGCGGCAACAGAGTCTCGGTCGTGCGCAACTACTTTAACCAGTTCCTGACGTTCGCCCTTGGCGGACTCTGGCATGGCGCCGACTACACCTATATCTTCTGGGGCGGCATGTGGGGCATTCTGCTTGCCGTCGAACGCTTTGTGGAGCAGGTGCTTGGTATCAAGACCGTTCCTGAAAAGAACGTGCCCATGAAATTGTTGAAAGGCCTTTTTATGTTCGTGCTTTTCGCTATCGGCGCCCTGATGTTCCGGTCGCAGCCCGTCATGATGGGCGAAACGTTGATCTCATCGACGAGAATCATGGGTCAGATGCTGGGCGGGCTCTTTATCAACTGGCCCGATCGCCTTATGGACGTCTATGCTTCAACAGGCGCAGACACGTCGGCACTTTCGGCCGTTTTCGGATCGCAGGTGTTTGCGTTATCCGAAATACCGCAACCCGACACCATCGCCGGAATGTTCGTCGCCCTTATCTTCTTTCATTTCGTTCAGTATAAGCCGGGATTTTTCGAGCGCTGGCGACGCTTTGATCCGTATCTGCTTCCGCTGGCAGGGGCCATTACCGGAGGCTTCCTGCTCCCGGCGCTCTCGCAGTCAGGTCATCAGTTTATCTATTTTGTCTTCTGAGGTATGCCATGCAGAGAACGATCCTGTATTCGCTGATTCTGGTCTCGGGTCTTCTGCTCGGCATCGGCCTTTTCAGATATTATCCATACGTCGCAAGCTTCGTTTCTTTTGACGATCGCTTCAAGTCAGTCAGCCTCGAAGCAGGTAAGGCCGGCAAAATAGAACTGAGCCGCACCGAACAGCCCCGCGCCTTATTCCTGTTCGTGCCCGACCGCCGCATGGATCGTCGCTGGAACACAACGCATCTCGAAACGCGAGTCGGCCTCAAGCTGGGCCAGATACTGAACGAACGCTCCGTCGATACGGCCGTTTTCGATCGAAAGGACGCCGGTTTGCCGCCCGATCATTACGTCGATCCGCAGACGATCGCCGAGCAGATTCGTGACGCCTTTGTCGCTCTCCAGGCCTACAGAGACTCGCAGAAGATCTACGAAAAAGAGAAGAGTCCGATCACCATCCTGGCCCACGGCGATGGATGCCTTGCGACGCTGCTTGCCGTCGACGCATACGGTATCGAACCCGAGAAGATCATGCTTTTCGGCTGCGCCTACGACGGAACTCTGCTGGAATCCTACGGCGAGATGATCACAAACGCCATGCATCTGACCGGCGTCGACGAAAAGGTTATGACGACGGTGAAGAAGGAGTGGGCGGACTGGCTCAATCAGAAAGAATACGAAGAGCTGACCGAAGAACAGTGGCTCGAATTACAGAAGGCCATGCTGAAAGAAAAGGTTAACCAGGATCTCGTCGCCTTTCGCCGGACCAGGTCGGTCTTTCAACGTCCGCATAACAGAGAATGGCTTCTGCGGGCGAAGCGGCTGTCATATGTCGACCTTGTCGAATCCGTTCTCAAGAAAAGCCGCGTCGTCATCGAACACTTCGCCTCGCAGTACGACGAAGAGCTTCCGCCCGATCTGATCGAGCGCAATGCGGTGCGGGCGAAGACATTCGGCCCCCGCTATACGTTTGCCGTTCTGTCTCAAACCGACCATTTTCTCTTTGAAAAAGATTCGCCGCCTGCCTCGCCCGTTGAGAATATGATGAGCAGAAGTAATCCGTTCAAAAGCCTCTCCCCGGCCTTTCTGAACGTCATCGAGGAGCGCTTTCCATGAAACAGAGAACGAAATCGGTCAGAATATCTGTAAACAGTCTGTTGTTGGCTCTGGCTCTTGCTTTACCCGGTGTCCTGAGTGCAGAGGTCCTCGGCCCGGGCCACACCCTGAGCGACCTTGAATTCAAAGACCAGCACGATCGCTCGCATCGCCTTTCAGAGAATCTGCGCTTCTTGATCTTCTCTGCCGACATGGACGGGGGCAAGCTCATGCATGCATGGATGAACGAACGCAACGACGACTTCCTCACCGCTCAGAATATCGCCCTTCTTGCCGACGTGCATCG
This region of Leptonema illini DSM 21528 genomic DNA includes:
- a CDS encoding high-potential iron-sulfur protein produces the protein MDQISRKDFLVKGLVTGAAVAGAGAILAACKKEEKKAEAPAASCNDTTGLTPEDIQQRTNLQYVDQTADPAKRCDNCALYIAAAAGAACGGCNLIKGPINPAGYCASWVAKS
- a CDS encoding glycoside hydrolase family 3 protein, which encodes MKRIISLLLFVFACGASREGANDAAARYSISPRIEAGDVERLKDQAGPYEQALRKRAAQITASLPLEKKVGQIIHVGLYGKTASSSIEDVIKRYHPGGVILFAANIGRSAEVKKLNADLQKMSLAHTGIPLLISIDQEGGRVIRVSEGVTDFPGMMALGQSGDPRLAYVTGFVTARELRALGFNFLFAPVLDVNNNPDNPVINTRSPGSDPALVSDIGTAYMLGAMDARSLPTIKHFPGHGDTNTDSHYALPVIRRTEAQLHEVELPPFKKAIDAGAPAVMVAHILFEQLDGKNPSTLSPAIVDGLLRKKLGFKGIVITDAMEMKAVADRYPMGEAAVKAVKAGVDITLLTAQSDHIRQIHERLMLAVANKEIDEAAIDAAVERQIFEKLKNGTGDALWTGEGLLQKADEAETTLLREYEELLEKRAVALEAAMQAEFGEHPDRAILFKAVRSLRRDFPGAGSPSKLFVFYRSRAVKEEALAVGVPPSQVLPLFNVRQLWIRADQAAYRGNWIVELTEGDIAAWNSLSYRAGKRTVVGLLPGSPFLPFRITDHAFVLCTFAPQREGLRAMMRRSLGAVPATTVKLKEQKG
- a CDS encoding acyl-CoA thioesterase; translation: MEKNRSPATRFRRYPFEHKQYVAWGDMDAFSHLNNVVYVRYFENARVEFFRRLGVWSNEPGPEHGPVIVNLAMQYRKQVRYPAELSITLGVSRLKTRTFSFVCAMFDGTGECVHTAEADFMWIHFEKATPISVPDEVIRAFEAYRV
- a CDS encoding HD domain-containing protein — protein: MMTPLFSKSQLQKPGSFKLIPMMKPFVSNHPLFHPDRSLRALLERLCPSLLPYLSGRSLKYLRSGFAVYSFQPDEQTYIDVKEALPRIFHDIADRNLMMAEHSTKIVLPAKYCEEREVHLLIHNPSARHDLQISVDDLFYDWDQSRWQGPSYQDYEGGVLRLVSPTELTMAAALKLCAMTSMLDFTPDDETLTRIREAKPDETLHRSFLRTQLQKIVTGARPSQGFITLERAGLLDAFLPELAASRGLTQNRFHRYDIFHHCIYSCDSVERNDLHLRLAGLLHDIGKVPTRRQTSSGEPTFHSHEVVGAKITGNILHRFGFNKELIQRVKFLVRNHMFHYTAEWTDRTVRRFLARVSLEELTDLIDLRMADRQGSGKGGMLPPQIRKLLHHVEKIRSEEAELKIRDLQVKGEDFMALGIPPGPLYGDILKELLEKVKKGELENTKEALLPAMTEAISRATKSSTG
- a CDS encoding MBOAT family O-acyltransferase is translated as MLFNSVLYLLFFGLLYLLYWTIPASRRVTLLIMGSMLFYAVWGLTGEGWVGIRWTLHFLAAIGFSHFMNRAIYDATEQQTKKRLLSFTVVVLLINLAVFKYAAFFLGFLIDLGVPAEALPDAKGLFLPLAISFYTFQIIAFTVDVYRGTIKDRPTASSYFLFILFFPQLIAGPIMRSTDFLDQKPFLNSRRMYDGGWLIVGGLIKKVLLADPMGNYVAPVFGNPTAYTSWSILLAGMSFSLQVYCDFSGYTDMARGSALLLGYSIPENFKAPFFSLSARELWQRWHITLTTWLRDYIYIPLGGNRVSVVRNYFNQFLTFALGGLWHGADYTYIFWGGMWGILLAVERFVEQVLGIKTVPEKNVPMKLLKGLFMFVLFAIGALMFRSQPVMMGETLISSTRIMGQMLGGLFINWPDRLMDVYASTGADTSALSAVFGSQVFALSEIPQPDTIAGMFVALIFFHFVQYKPGFFERWRRFDPYLLPLAGAITGGFLLPALSQSGHQFIYFVF